Genomic window (Drosophila albomicans strain 15112-1751.03 chromosome X, ASM965048v2, whole genome shotgun sequence):
GCGTAGACCAAGTAAGAAATaatagaacaaaaaaaaaacattagaagaaaaaaacaaaatgacagAAACGTGTTTATCGTTAAGCAGTGAATGCGCtatagataaaaaaaaagaaaaaaaaaacaatactcTAAGATCTTAAATCGAAGTAAATACATCGCCATATGCTTAGCCAAAAGCCACCGTTAGATGGCGCCATCGTGTAGTAGGTCAAGTACAGATTCAAATTCAATGCCACAAGCGAAAAatctcttttttctctctcctctcACTGCTTTGccctttgcctttgccgcCTCCTTCACTCTCACTCTATCCCACTCCCGCTCCCTAGCTCTATCTCTGTTTATTTGATGCCATCGCTTTTCATTTCCTTCCCATTTCAGATGTGCAGAGTTGCGCCTGATATGGCTATGGAAATGGAACCGGAAGCCGTCTGAGCTTGGGCCGCATCCTTCGACGATGTCTGCGGCTGCATGGCTTTGCTCTGCTCCACATCGATGACGAGGCAATCGTATGGCGGCGGGGGCAGATCACACTTGACCACACTCTCATAGCTGGGCGGCAGCGAGTCCACAATGCGCAGCACATCATTCTGTGAGTTGATCTACAGAGGAGGTGAACGTGAAAgtgaatagaatagaaaagaGTATTGAGTATTCGATGCTTACGTGGGGGAGTGCTCCATTGCCAGCACGATTGCCGGCCTCGTCGATGGGTCCAGCCCAGATGCAGACGCCCATGCGATGTGTGACATAGCCACAGATGATCACACTGATCACCAGCATGCCAATCCCCAGGGCAAACACAAGCCAACGCGACTCGGCGCTGTCGTGCATCTCGTGCAGATTCTTCTCCAGCTGCAAGGCGCACAATATCAACACAGGGACAGCCACCATGGCCACCAGCAGATCGACAATCGGACGCTGGTTGCTCGGTCCACTGCTCAACGGTGTCCGGCCCACGCCCAGCGATTGACCGCCATGGTGGGAGCCAAAgttctggctgctgctgttcggcGTCAGTGTGGAGCGGGCAACTACAGTGTTGTGATTCTGTAGCACCATTCTGTTAAAGAAATAGGAAAAGTTGACGAAGTGCATCAGTATCATTTGTGAATCAGTGTAGTGCATCAGAATAGCGGAGGAAGTACAACAAGTATCaggtatttatattttatttcattcatattattttgtattactCTTTTACTATCAATTATTGTGAATGTTGTTCCTATTTCTACTACATATCATATTTcctatttttaaattagttgttCTGAGCTTAAGCTGAAAGAATGACAActgcattttatatagtttcgATGGGAGTTTGTTTGCAAAccaagtattatatattattatcagAGATATTCGCTCTTTAAAGAACTGTTAGAATGAATCAGCAGATGCTAGATTTACATATCAACTCCCAATAGACAAGTTAACCACAAGTATCAATAATACGATAGTTTGAAAATACGATAGTaagcatatatattaattgaatcAATACACAAAATAGAGTAATTCCATTTGAAACTCTTGCTAAACAGTTGAATCCAAGTTGGATTAAACCAACTTAAGGCCTTCAACATTCAAAACTAAAGTCTGATTATTTTCACTACGATCAACTACTATCATAAATTCCTTAACATCCCAGtgagcatttatttataattatttaaactattcGCTTTTTAAAGAACTGTAAGAACGATGCACCAGATGCTAGATCTAAATGTAATTGCCAATAGTTGATAGGCAAGTAAGCCACAAATATCGAAAAAAAGATAGATCAAAAATACGATAGTAAGAATATACGATAGTAAGCATATATCTTAATCACATCAACACACGCAATAGATTAGTTGCATTTCAAACTCTTGCTAAAAGTTGGATTAAACTAACTTAAAGTCTTCAGCATTCAAATTAAAGACTGATTATTTTCACTACGATCAACTACTATCATAAATTCCTTAACATCCCAGTGagcatttatttgtaattatttaaactattcGCTTTTTAAAGAACTGTTAGAATGATGCAGCAGATGCTAAACTTAAATATCAATTCCCAATAGGAGTTTGCGAAGTAGCTGATAAGCAAGTAAGCCACAAATATCGAAAAAAGATAGATCAAGAACACGATAGTAAGAATATACGATAGTAAGCATGTATCTTAATCACATCAATACACAAAATAGAGTTGATGCATTTGCAACTCTTGCTAACATTTGCAGTAAACTAACTTAAGTGTTTCAGCATACGAATTAAAGTCTAATCATTTTCACTACAATCTTATCCACTACTATCGTAAGTTCGTGAACATTCCAGTCAGCATTGattggcaaaatatttgaGACATGACAGCAACAGACTCGACTGGGGCAACACACATATGAATAGATATGTTCACATGATAGTTTCAtagatacatttattatacGTATCTGCGCTCGTTGCAATTGTATCTCGAATGCATACCTGGAGTCAAATACGTTACTCAGCCATAGATCTTGAACGGCGCGCATTTTGCTTCGATATCGAATTGTTTGAGggtttatatttgtttttttttctttttattgaaatcaattgGGTATTTTacaattgctttattttcatGTGGAAAATAttcaactgttgttgttgttgttgttgtggttgttgcagTCAATATCAATTATCAATTATCTagaatttgcatttctttttggaAAGGGAAATTTGTTAagttaactaaataaaatctTAGAGTCGGTTTTGCTgtgacaaaagcaaaaaaaaaaaaaactttgctttAAATAGAATTACATGGCAGCATTTCAATGAATTATGACGAATTTAGCTGGGGAAAAAGGTAATTCCATACGCTTGACATTAGTTCTATTGCAATAATCGTTTGACAAGTgttttattacatttcaaaatttagCACAAATTTGTGGTGAAGTTCTTAATTTGATCACTTTcgaattttagtatttgcttAATAGGTGTTTAATATTGAagttatatttgaaaataactgAGAATGCACAATTCACTTGTATGTCTAATTAAATGTTCAACAATCAAATAGAAACCAACTGATTAGCTTAATTAGTTGTGCAGCTCTCCATCAAGTGAGTCAGTAGCCCGGTTAAGATCATTGTGATgagaattaataataataaagtatcAGTAGTCGGAGATGAAACAAAAAGTGAGAAGCAAAAAGAACAGCTGCCAGTTTATCAATATGCATTGCGAGAAGTAGAGAGAAGGTTGCTGTTTAGCAATTTGCGTCTGTTCATCACGAGATTTTCACATGCACTTGACTGAGAATAACTGAtaagcaactgcaactgtaataacaacaacaacaacttcagaAATAGCACGTGTTTTGCTGATTTTATTCCATAAATTTCGAATTGTTCAAATCATAGTAATTCCATTGTTTCcgaataaacacaaattattaTCTGACTGATCAGCACTTTATTATTTGTCAACGAAGAATTTAATTAccacacaaaaaatgaaacgaacaGTGAAAAGTGGAAGCGAAGTCACCTTTATCGACCAACAGTCAGCGCGCAACTGAAAAAATGCAGCATTCGATTTTGTCAAAAAGTTAACCCGATTTTGGATACATAAAAAGTTCCGAATCTAGGAAATAAAACACTGCACTTCATATTTGTATTAGTATTGAATATGTAACCTTGAAAATCATTCCTTAAAGACACTCTtttgatacccgctacctacaGAGTAGAAGagcatatatattcttgataagcGTCAACAACCAAGACAATATagccatatccgtctgtctgtctgtctgtccatatgaaacATTGCATCTCAGAGACTTTAAGAAATAAAGCTTTCATTCTTCGACATTTGGAGAGCTCTTGTTATGTGTACTCtgatcaaatttgtttcaaatttatgacaataatcgaataacaagagtttttttggtaaatataataataactttagtAGTTATGaattctgaaaattttgttgcgattagatacaaattttaaaaggGCAAAAAACgccttttgttgtatttgtatttatgataCACTTTGTATGTAGTACcatgtaaatataccaaataaagcatttggtatattttagtacatatagtatatactaatGTATGccaatactatatatatattatgtttttgtatatttgtagaatattgttttatttgagatagctagcgggtatctcacagtcgagcacactcgacttaaGCTTTCCTATTTGTTTCATAATGCAAGtcgatgtatgtatgtatgtgtgaatcCAATACAGGAAAACGCAATTGGGGTTGTCCAAGAGTTGCATTTATTCTAAATATTATTGGAAATTGGAATTTTGTACTGCtcataacaaaagaaaactttgccatttttggtttttaagtGAGTAGACTTGGAAATTTCTCTAGATGTGCTTAATAAGctactttataaaaatatgttatgtattgtttagtattttgttatattaaatctagtataaaatactaaatttgatTATGCAGTAATGAAAATACTGGTTGCTAGGGGCTTCGACTCCACAAagatcaaattaatattaatataaacatatatttaaaaaagttgtcTGACTATTTGCAAACCTTAAGGGGAACAGTTCTTTTCTCACTCTTTTTCTTATGTCTGTGTTATATgtttaaaacatttcttaaCCAATATTCAACTATTATATCATGATCACAGTTAATTTCCCATTGATTTGTCATTGCTGTGGCTTTTTTGTTCTTATGTATGCTGAGCTTGTAATGTTAAGATCTCAATTTAGTTTGTTCCGCTTTTGCAAttgtctttgtcttttgcCAACCGGTTCGCACAGTCCGCAAAAGATTCGCAattaacaattgcaatttacgATTCCTCCACATGTTCTCTCAGATGAAAGACGCTGAATTCTGATTCTGAAAGTTTTGTTGCagctattgttgtttgctttttaattggCTGGCTGTGTGCGCCACTTTATTAACATCGAACATGTTCAATACTCAATCGCTTAATTACCTTGCAATCATAATTGTCATAAATCTTCAtattgaatatgaaatgaaataaactgTAATCCGAATTTATACAATACTTtcaacaattacaaatatataattgtaataacaataaattacaatatataatttcaaatacaaatttgaaaatttcttaaaatgcAACTCTTAAAGTAAAGTTTCTATACTATCAATGATATTTCATGTAATCAACTTGTTCTGTACTTATAAGTGTGCCAAAAAATGAGTTTCTTtagataattaaattaattggaCTTTAACTGGTTTTCAGGGGTACAAACGGCATTCTAGGACAAAGCAGACGCAATTAAAGGGCAGCTTCACAGCTTCTGGCACACTTAATTGCCAAGTTGGACTGGTTTGAACCACAGCAAAGTGGTCAAGAGTCAGCTGCATCTTCAATATCTTCAGCTATGTTAGTTGAAGGTCACCAGACGATGAGCTCGTGagtttcatttcacatttcttttttgtatttattgagTTTGTGATAAGGCGGCAGACGACTTTAGATTCatgaattataattaatgcaatttgcaaagataatatttgctttgcaATGTGGCGCAAGTTACAGAGCCgcagatacacagatacaaagATGCAGATACAATATCTTGGGCTCGGATgacaaatgtaaatatttatgcgcTGTCAATAGCGGTTTCATTAGGCAGCAGGGTGGGGCAGGGTGATGAAGAGGGCGAGGACGAAGACGAAGGCGAGGCTCTTGACTGATAAGGCAAACCGATGTCAACTGGTTAACGAAACTGTGTTGAGTGCGCTgatgcaaaaacaataagaacCTCTTTGAGTTGATTTAATGTGCTTGATTCCCTTCTCCCCCTTTATCGGTGTCTTTCTTTAGGCAATTTATAAAGGTCTTCTTCATCCGTTACAACCGTTAATGTATTCTGTATGTATTTTTGGTGGTGGCGCACTTGACGTATACTTAACATCTTGCTGGGCGTGTAATTGCGTGATTGCATTTCGATTGTTGTGACACGGCATTGTGGGAATcgcattgcaaatgcaaacacagcgagtgagaaagagagagagagagggagatagataGTAGTTCTCACATTCGCTGAGTCATTGTGAAATTCGTTTGGCAACTCGCCAAACTTCCATTCATCAGTTAAACAAGCTATTCGCTATTTATTTAGATAACGATATCCAGACTAAACCAAcctcgagagagagagctgagaATGCGACTCGAAATCCGATAGTCAAACtgaagctgagctgagctgagttaaGCAAATGGTCAGCTGGAGACATTTGACAcccagcagaagaagaagaagacgaagaaagACAAACAATTGATTGCCATTCCAGAAatatcttttcttttcttttctttttgctttgctgttcCACTCCTTTCCATTCATGGGAAACAGAAGTTGAGTAATCCCCAAACATGAGTAATCACATTTTGGTCTCAACTCGTTTATCTTGTTTAGACGCCCGTAAACTTGATAtcgaatttgcattttttttttttcttttgcgcttttgttttgtgtaatttcaacatttccatttccacacACAGAACAGAGCTTGAAGCTTGGCAATTGCCAAAAAGTCTAGCGACATTCATTCGAAATTGTTTCTATGTTGATTTCGAACAACTTGCAGATGAGTAAAttgtcaattaaatattatatttaat
Coding sequences:
- the LOC117574183 gene encoding uncharacterized protein LOC117574183 isoform X2, coding for MVLQNHNTVVARSTLTPNSSSQNFGSHHGGQSLGVGRTPLSSGPSNQRPIVDLLVAMVAVPVLILCALQLEKNLHEMHDSAESRWLVFALGIGMLVISVIICGYVTHRMGVCIWAGPIDEAGNRAGNGALPHINSQNDVLRIVDSLPPSYESVVKCDLPPPPYDCLVIDVEQSKAMQPQTSSKDAAQAQTASGSISIAISGATLHI
- the LOC117574183 gene encoding uncharacterized protein LOC117574183 isoform X1, with protein sequence MRAVQDLWLSNVFDSRMVLQNHNTVVARSTLTPNSSSQNFGSHHGGQSLGVGRTPLSSGPSNQRPIVDLLVAMVAVPVLILCALQLEKNLHEMHDSAESRWLVFALGIGMLVISVIICGYVTHRMGVCIWAGPIDEAGNRAGNGALPHINSQNDVLRIVDSLPPSYESVVKCDLPPPPYDCLVIDVEQSKAMQPQTSSKDAAQAQTASGSISIAISGATLHI